A stretch of Candidatus Methylomirabilota bacterium DNA encodes these proteins:
- the purE gene encoding 5-(carboxyamino)imidazole ribonucleotide mutase: MSRERKKPLVGIVMGSDSDFPIMEETIKALKYFGIPHEVRVISCHRAPAQAIEYSRTAQTRGLKVIIAGAGGAAHLAGIIAAETTLPVIGVPIESSPLHGMDALLSTAQMPGGVPVATMAVGKAGAKNAGIYSAEILSIYDGKLYKQLDKFKKSLAQEVAAQDRALAEKLK; encoded by the coding sequence ATGAGCCGTGAGCGCAAAAAACCTTTGGTTGGAATCGTGATGGGGAGTGACTCGGACTTCCCCATCATGGAGGAGACCATAAAGGCATTGAAGTATTTTGGCATTCCCCACGAGGTGCGCGTGATCTCGTGCCACCGGGCCCCCGCTCAGGCGATCGAGTATTCACGGACCGCCCAGACACGAGGGCTCAAAGTGATCATTGCTGGGGCGGGTGGCGCAGCGCACTTAGCCGGCATTATCGCGGCCGAGACCACGTTGCCGGTCATCGGAGTCCCCATTGAATCGAGCCCGCTGCACGGCATGGATGCGCTGCTCTCCACGGCCCAAATGCCCGGGGGGGTCCCCGTAGCCACCATGGCAGTGGGCAAAGCGGGTGCAAAGAACGCCGGTATTTATTCTGCTGAGATATTAAGTATTTATGATGGAAAGCTTTATAAACAACTTGATAAGTTTAAGAAGTCACTTGCACAGGAAGTTGCGGCCCAGGACCGCGCCCTAGCGGAAAAGCTCAAGTAG
- the selD gene encoding selenide, water dikinase SelD codes for MTDLREKIRLTTLSHGAGUACKISPTDLAQVLSQLPSFSDPRILVGPETADDAAVYQLTDDLAVVQSVDYITPVVDDPYACGAVAAANSLSDMYAMGAQPIFALNLVGFPTGKLSLDVLTAILQGGADKVKEAGASIIGGHSIDDPEPKYGLVVTGLVHPKKVFTNAGARVGDDLVLTKPLGLGIITTGIKQEQVSQDTMQQAVHVMTTLNKAAAEAMIEVGVDACTDITGFGLLGHLNEMTAGSGVGARISLNAIPVLPDAWNLVKDGICPGGTKRNRQALEGKVTWAREITEEAQLILCDAQTSGGLLIAVPKEKSTQLVKRLQDAKTLAAASIGEIVAGAGEIEVTP; via the coding sequence ATGACCGATCTCCGGGAAAAGATCCGGCTGACAACCCTGTCTCACGGCGCGGGTTGAGCCTGCAAAATCAGTCCGACGGACCTGGCTCAGGTGCTGAGTCAGCTACCTAGCTTCAGTGACCCGCGGATCCTCGTGGGCCCGGAGACCGCGGACGATGCCGCGGTCTACCAGCTCACTGACGATCTGGCCGTGGTGCAGTCTGTCGACTACATCACTCCGGTCGTGGACGATCCGTATGCCTGCGGGGCAGTGGCCGCGGCCAACTCCCTCAGCGACATGTACGCCATGGGGGCACAGCCGATCTTTGCCCTCAATCTGGTCGGTTTTCCGACCGGAAAGCTTTCCCTTGACGTGCTAACTGCGATCCTCCAGGGCGGAGCCGACAAGGTCAAAGAGGCCGGCGCCTCCATTATCGGAGGACACAGCATCGATGATCCGGAACCGAAGTACGGATTGGTGGTGACCGGCCTCGTGCACCCGAAGAAGGTATTCACCAATGCCGGAGCCCGGGTCGGGGATGACCTGGTCCTGACCAAGCCGCTGGGGCTCGGGATTATCACCACCGGGATCAAGCAGGAGCAGGTCTCTCAAGACACCATGCAACAGGCTGTGCACGTCATGACCACGTTGAACAAGGCTGCCGCCGAGGCGATGATTGAGGTGGGAGTGGATGCGTGCACGGACATTACGGGCTTTGGCCTCCTTGGACACCTGAATGAGATGACGGCTGGCAGCGGTGTCGGCGCCCGCATTTCTCTCAACGCGATCCCAGTGCTCCCCGATGCCTGGAATCTGGTGAAGGACGGCATCTGTCCCGGCGGGACCAAACGGAATCGCCAGGCCTTGGAGGGAAAGGTCACGTGGGCACGGGAGATTACCGAGGAGGCGCAACTGATCCTCTGCGATGCACAGACCTCGGGCGGCCTCTTGATCGCTGTCCCCAAGGAGAAAAGCACCCAACTCGTCAAGCGCCTGCAAGACGCCAAGACGCTCGCCGCTGCAAGTATCGGTGAGATCGTGGCGGGTGCTGGCGAGATCGAAGTGACTCCCTGA
- a CDS encoding homoserine O-acetyltransferase, translating into MPGPDLMIVNKHIFELDRLELLSGATLKQIRVGYETYGKLSPAKDNAILICHYFSSTSHAAGRYTEIEKLPGYWDAVIGPNKPFDTDRYFIISSDTLCNINVKDPRVVTTGPASINPETGRPYGMSFPIVTIRDFINVQHALIRSLGIERLHAVAGPSMGGFQALEWALAYPDMVKRAILVISAGELHPWVIIMPGRVAEMAIRLDPDWQNGDYYGKAEPVEGLTVAFTALTMIALSQPWADRAMGRAPADPGSSPSASLENRFLIETEIDKVARERAAQTDANSYIYLAKATALYRAGIGFDSFEEALARIRAKVLLVPCSSDVFLPPYQSQKLLNTLQQAGVTATAFELESDGGHLAGVLEIHKAAQVLREFLESG; encoded by the coding sequence GTGCCTGGGCCTGACCTCATGATCGTCAACAAACATATTTTTGAACTGGATCGCCTGGAACTTTTGAGTGGGGCGACGCTGAAGCAGATCCGGGTCGGCTACGAGACCTATGGCAAACTTTCCCCGGCCAAAGATAACGCCATCTTGATCTGTCATTACTTTTCCAGCACGTCACATGCCGCAGGGCGCTATACTGAAATCGAAAAGCTCCCCGGGTACTGGGATGCTGTCATCGGCCCCAACAAGCCTTTCGACACCGATCGGTATTTCATTATCAGCTCTGACACGCTATGCAACATCAACGTGAAAGACCCACGAGTGGTCACGACAGGGCCTGCCTCTATTAATCCCGAAACGGGCAGACCGTACGGGATGTCCTTTCCGATCGTCACCATCCGGGACTTCATCAACGTCCAGCACGCTTTAATCCGCTCGTTAGGCATCGAGCGGCTTCACGCCGTGGCCGGCCCTTCGATGGGCGGCTTTCAGGCTCTCGAGTGGGCCCTCGCCTACCCCGACATGGTGAAGCGGGCTATCCTGGTCATCAGTGCCGGCGAGCTTCACCCTTGGGTGATTATAATGCCGGGACGCGTTGCCGAAATGGCAATCCGACTCGATCCAGACTGGCAGAACGGTGACTACTACGGGAAGGCGGAGCCCGTGGAAGGTCTCACCGTGGCCTTCACGGCTCTGACGATGATTGCGCTCAGCCAACCCTGGGCGGACCGAGCGATGGGCCGAGCCCCGGCCGATCCAGGGAGCAGCCCCTCAGCGTCGCTGGAGAACCGATTCCTGATCGAGACAGAGATCGACAAAGTGGCCAGAGAACGGGCGGCACAAACCGATGCCAACTCCTATATCTACCTGGCGAAGGCCACTGCCTTGTACCGGGCCGGCATAGGGTTCGATTCCTTTGAAGAGGCGCTTGCACGGATCCGAGCCAAGGTCTTGTTGGTCCCCTGCTCTTCTGATGTATTTCTTCCGCCCTACCAATCCCAGAAACTGCTCAACACCCTGCAACAGGCGGGCGTGACGGCCACCGCCTTCGAACTGGAAAGTGACGGCGGGCATCTGGCCGGGGTACTGGAGATTCACAAGGCTGCACAAGTCCTGCGGGAATTCTTGGAGAGCGGATGA
- a CDS encoding quinone oxidoreductase: MKAIRVHKYGGSEVLTLEDLPTPQPGPGQALVKIEAIGLNFIDVYQRTGLYPAPLPRLMGVEGAGVVEAIGPDVTEVRVDDRVAYTGVPGSYAEYAIVPAERLVTLPPGVDTHTAAAAMLQGMTAHYLVHTTYPLKRGNSCLVHAAAGGVGLLLCQMARDAGARVFGTVSTEEKARLAREAGAEVAIRYTEQDFEAEIKRLTNGQGLQVVYDSVAKDTFEKSLNCLAPRGYLVLYGQSSGPVPPFDVNQLSAKGSLFLTRPTLAHYTRTREELLERATDVLNAVSTGTLKLRIGATFPLAEAAEAHRQLEGRKTTGKVLLIP, translated from the coding sequence ATGAAAGCGATTCGCGTGCATAAGTACGGTGGGTCGGAGGTTCTCACCCTCGAGGACCTCCCCACCCCTCAGCCAGGGCCGGGACAGGCCCTGGTGAAGATCGAGGCGATCGGCCTGAACTTCATCGACGTGTATCAGCGGACCGGTCTCTATCCCGCTCCCCTCCCCCGCCTGATGGGAGTCGAAGGAGCGGGGGTTGTCGAGGCCATTGGGCCGGATGTCACAGAGGTCCGAGTAGACGATCGTGTCGCCTACACCGGCGTTCCCGGTTCCTACGCGGAATACGCAATCGTCCCCGCAGAACGTCTTGTAACACTCCCCCCCGGTGTGGACACCCACACAGCCGCGGCCGCAATGCTGCAAGGCATGACGGCACACTACCTAGTACACACCACCTATCCACTCAAAAGAGGCAATAGTTGTCTCGTCCATGCAGCGGCCGGCGGAGTGGGGCTGCTCCTCTGTCAAATGGCGAGAGATGCGGGAGCGCGGGTCTTCGGGACGGTTTCGACCGAGGAAAAGGCTCGCCTCGCGCGCGAGGCAGGGGCCGAGGTGGCAATCCGTTACACCGAGCAGGACTTCGAGGCCGAAATCAAGCGCCTCACCAACGGCCAGGGTTTGCAGGTGGTCTACGACTCGGTCGCCAAGGATACCTTTGAGAAGAGCCTGAACTGTCTGGCACCACGGGGCTACCTGGTCCTCTATGGGCAGTCGAGCGGCCCCGTCCCACCCTTCGACGTGAACCAGCTCAGCGCGAAAGGTTCCCTCTTTCTCACCCGCCCAACGCTCGCCCACTACACCCGGACACGCGAAGAGCTGCTCGAGCGCGCGACCGATGTCCTCAATGCGGTTTCGACCGGCACCCTGAAGCTCCGGATCGGCGCGACATTCCCCCTCGCAGAAGCGGCCGAGGCCCACCGCCAGCTCGAGGGGAGGAAGACAACCGGCAAGGTCCTTCTCATCCCGTAA